The uncultured Desulfuromonas sp. genome has a segment encoding these proteins:
- the mtaB gene encoding tRNA (N(6)-L-threonylcarbamoyladenosine(37)-C(2))-methylthiotransferase MtaB, which produces MNSVSMVTLGCKANQFESAAMERMLVEQGYQIVPFEQGAELVIVNTCTVTAATDAQSRKLIRRARRINEHCRIVVTGCYAQIQPQQLAQLPGVLYVIGNSEKQDLIDILCHEGPQIQVGDIARQQQCPDLKIASFSEHSRAFVQIQSGCNAFCSYCIIPYARGRSRSVEKSAVINQVNQLVETGYREVVLTGIHIGNYGQDLTPKCTLTDLLHALLEETDGCRIRLGSIEPQEVSEALIDCVQQSSRICPHFHIPLQSGCDSVLRRMNRHYTTAQFRDTIDLLCRKIPRVSIGIDVISGFPGETENEYQQTYDFVAALPVHYLHVFPYSARPGTPAATMPHQVPGDIAKQRASELRVLGDDKARRYRQQFIGQHLDVVLESRTKNNQWQGTSAEYLTVVVDKESSCAGELVSVEIAGVWKNSLVGTIA; this is translated from the coding sequence ATGAACAGCGTCAGTATGGTTACTCTGGGATGTAAAGCCAATCAGTTTGAATCCGCGGCGATGGAACGGATGCTGGTCGAACAGGGGTATCAGATCGTTCCCTTTGAACAGGGCGCTGAACTGGTTATCGTCAACACCTGTACCGTGACTGCGGCCACCGATGCTCAATCACGTAAGCTGATTCGCCGGGCCAGACGAATTAACGAGCACTGTCGTATCGTGGTGACCGGCTGTTATGCGCAAATTCAACCGCAGCAGCTCGCACAATTGCCTGGGGTGCTGTATGTCATCGGCAACAGTGAAAAGCAGGACCTCATTGATATCCTGTGCCATGAGGGGCCTCAAATTCAGGTCGGTGATATTGCCCGTCAACAACAGTGCCCGGATTTGAAAATCGCTTCGTTCTCCGAGCACAGCCGCGCGTTTGTTCAGATTCAAAGTGGCTGTAATGCCTTTTGCAGCTATTGTATTATTCCCTATGCCCGTGGTCGCAGCCGTTCGGTGGAAAAATCTGCGGTGATCAATCAGGTGAATCAGCTGGTTGAAACCGGGTACCGTGAAGTTGTTTTAACCGGCATCCATATCGGCAACTATGGTCAGGATTTAACGCCGAAATGCACGTTAACCGATTTGCTTCATGCCTTACTCGAAGAAACGGATGGCTGTCGCATTCGTCTTGGTTCGATCGAACCGCAAGAGGTGAGTGAGGCGTTGATTGACTGTGTTCAGCAGTCTTCACGGATTTGCCCTCATTTTCATATCCCCCTACAATCCGGGTGTGATTCCGTCCTGCGGCGGATGAACCGTCACTACACAACCGCGCAATTTCGCGACACCATCGACCTGTTGTGCCGAAAAATTCCCCGGGTGTCGATCGGTATTGATGTGATCAGCGGTTTTCCCGGTGAGACGGAGAACGAATATCAGCAAACCTATGATTTCGTTGCGGCGCTGCCGGTGCATTATCTCCACGTCTTTCCGTACAGCGCGCGGCCGGGAACGCCGGCAGCGACCATGCCTCATCAGGTTCCTGGAGATATTGCCAAGCAGCGTGCATCTGAGCTACGGGTTCTGGGAGACGACAAGGCCCGCCGGTACAGACAGCAATTTATCGGTCAACATCTTGACGTGGTGTTGGAATCCCGAACGAAAAATAACCAGTGGCAGGGCACCAGTGCTGAATATTTGACCGTTGTTGTTGATAAAGAATCGAGCTGTGCTGGTGAGCTTGTATCCGTTGAGATTGCTGGGGTGTGGAAGAATTCCCTTGTTGGAACAATAGCTTAA
- a CDS encoding radical SAM protein, translating into MLLIHPPIAKACEPPAGLAILAGVLRAHGHSCQVMDCNLEAQELLIQGPAMADDTWTRRAKKHASNNLEAIRQTALYQTFSRYQRCVADLNRALNQSSRQATMTLSNYTDNSFSCVRSEDLLAAAEHPELSPFHDYFVARLTQVLAERSPRFVGFSLNFMSQAVPTFAMIGTLKKIAPHLPIMVGGGLITSWMRHPNWNNPFSGCIDHCIDGPGEAALLELLGPRPQQNLNAPPDYSVLPLDRYWSPSPVLPLAASRGCYWNRCTFCPERAEQNPYQPLAVSRVVDQLHHLCNAWQPGLVHLLDNAISPAVINALMAQPLPAPWYGFARISEHLADPDYCRALRHSGCVMIKLGVESGDNQVLESMDKGVSVDLTERVLTCLKQAGIATYIYLLFGTPKEDLDAAEKTREFIRRNHQAIGFLNLAIFNLPTNSPDAQHLDLHPFYQGDLSLYSDFDHPKGWNRGEVRRFIDKRIKKEPLIAEILRRDPPQFTSNHAAFFV; encoded by the coding sequence ATGCTGCTCATTCACCCACCCATCGCCAAAGCCTGTGAACCACCAGCGGGTCTGGCCATTCTGGCCGGCGTTCTGCGTGCTCATGGACATTCCTGTCAGGTGATGGACTGCAACCTTGAAGCGCAGGAACTCCTGATTCAAGGCCCTGCGATGGCAGATGACACCTGGACACGCCGGGCTAAAAAGCATGCATCAAACAACCTTGAAGCCATCCGTCAGACCGCTCTGTATCAAACGTTTTCCCGTTATCAACGCTGTGTTGCCGATCTCAACCGCGCCCTCAATCAGAGCAGCCGGCAGGCGACCATGACGCTGAGCAATTACACGGACAACAGCTTTTCCTGTGTGCGCAGTGAGGATCTGTTGGCGGCGGCGGAGCACCCGGAGCTGAGCCCATTTCATGATTATTTTGTCGCCCGGCTGACACAGGTTCTGGCAGAACGCTCACCGCGGTTCGTCGGTTTCTCACTCAATTTTATGAGCCAGGCGGTTCCGACTTTTGCCATGATCGGCACATTGAAAAAAATCGCGCCGCATTTACCCATCATGGTTGGTGGTGGTCTGATAACATCATGGATGCGTCACCCCAACTGGAACAACCCGTTTTCAGGTTGCATCGATCACTGTATCGACGGACCGGGCGAAGCCGCTTTGTTGGAGTTGCTCGGCCCACGTCCCCAACAAAACCTGAACGCACCACCCGATTATTCCGTTCTTCCGCTGGACCGTTACTGGTCTCCCTCCCCTGTTCTTCCTCTCGCGGCATCACGCGGTTGCTATTGGAATCGTTGCACCTTCTGCCCGGAACGCGCTGAACAGAACCCGTATCAACCTCTGGCGGTGTCGCGCGTCGTTGACCAGCTGCATCACTTGTGCAACGCGTGGCAACCGGGTTTGGTCCATCTCCTTGACAACGCCATCAGCCCGGCGGTCATCAACGCACTGATGGCTCAACCACTGCCGGCCCCCTGGTACGGTTTTGCCCGCATCAGTGAACATCTGGCTGATCCGGACTATTGCCGGGCGCTGCGGCACTCCGGTTGCGTCATGATCAAACTGGGCGTGGAGTCCGGGGATAATCAGGTTCTGGAAAGTATGGACAAAGGCGTCAGCGTTGACCTGACGGAACGCGTGCTGACATGTCTTAAACAGGCGGGCATCGCCACCTACATCTATCTGCTGTTCGGTACGCCGAAGGAAGATCTTGACGCTGCAGAAAAAACCCGGGAGTTCATCCGCCGTAATCATCAAGCCATCGGCTTCTTAAACCTGGCGATCTTCAACCTGCCAACCAATAGTCCAGATGCACAACACCTGGATCTACACCCATTTTATCAGGGAGATCTGAGTCTCTACAGTGACTTTGACCATCCCAAAGGCTGGAATCGTGGCGAGGTGCGTCGCTTTATCGACAAACGGATAAAAAAAGAACCGCTTATTGCGGAAATCCTGCGCCGCGATCCACCGCAATTCACCTCCAACCATGCGGCTTTTTTTGTTTAG
- a CDS encoding DUF4197 domain-containing protein — MKRNYWLAAVITVTISLSAGCVEVTQSPLLGSLLNTATTSSVLDESTVASGLKEALKVGSERAVSLTSAEDGFLDNSLIRIAMPESLQKVATTLRSVGMGSYVDEFEVAMNRAAESASSEAKSVFWDAITSMTLTDAMGILQGDDTAATDYFREKTSDQLSEKFKPIVQEKMAEVGVYGYYTTLVNAYNALPFTAKPQFDLEQYIVDEAQDGVFTMLAEEEVKIRQDPAKRTTELLQKVFAAQD, encoded by the coding sequence ATGAAACGAAACTATTGGTTGGCAGCCGTCATAACCGTAACGATCAGCCTCAGCGCCGGTTGCGTCGAAGTCACCCAGTCACCACTGCTCGGCAGCCTGCTCAACACGGCAACCACCTCCAGCGTCCTTGACGAATCCACCGTTGCTTCGGGACTGAAGGAAGCCCTCAAGGTCGGCAGTGAGCGTGCCGTTTCTCTGACCTCCGCCGAAGACGGCTTCCTTGACAATTCCCTGATCCGTATTGCCATGCCCGAGTCGTTGCAAAAGGTTGCCACCACTTTACGCAGTGTTGGTATGGGCTCGTATGTTGATGAGTTTGAAGTAGCGATGAACCGGGCGGCCGAGAGTGCTTCCAGCGAAGCCAAAAGCGTGTTCTGGGATGCCATCACCTCTATGACGTTGACCGATGCCATGGGGATTTTGCAGGGTGATGATACGGCGGCCACCGATTATTTTCGTGAAAAGACGTCCGATCAACTCTCTGAAAAGTTCAAGCCGATTGTGCAGGAGAAAATGGCCGAAGTGGGCGTGTACGGCTATTACACCACATTGGTCAATGCCTACAATGCGTTGCCGTTCACCGCGAAGCCGCAGTTTGATCTCGAGCAGTACATCGTCGATGAAGCTCAGGATGGCGTGTTCACCATGTTGGCTGAGGAGGAAGTCAAGATTCGCCAAGATCCGGCCAAACGCACAACCGAACTGCTGCAAAAGGTCTTTGCGGCCCAGGATTAG
- a CDS encoding pyridoxamine 5'-phosphate oxidase family protein → MTPEELVSFVNTAQRVGTLSTVDGAGHPNSAVIGSAMMPDPQHVNIALANNHSLENLRHNANAVLSVYEPAPLIFNWQGARLYLAVDDIEETGPFKEAMVQQVEQQAGKLAARTIHAAVRFSVVKIRPLLDSPR, encoded by the coding sequence ATGACCCCCGAAGAACTGGTCTCTTTTGTGAACACGGCACAACGTGTCGGCACCCTGTCGACAGTCGATGGAGCCGGACATCCCAACAGTGCTGTTATCGGCTCAGCCATGATGCCGGACCCACAGCATGTTAACATCGCCCTGGCCAATAATCACAGCCTTGAAAATCTGCGGCACAACGCCAACGCGGTTCTCAGCGTTTATGAACCGGCCCCACTGATTTTCAACTGGCAAGGTGCCCGCTTGTACCTGGCGGTTGATGACATCGAAGAGACGGGTCCGTTTAAAGAGGCGATGGTTCAGCAGGTTGAACAGCAGGCCGGCAAACTGGCCGCGCGAACCATTCACGCGGCAGTCCGTTTTTCTGTGGTAAAAATCCGCCCCTTGCTTGATAGCCCCCGTTAA
- a CDS encoding beta-ketoacyl-ACP synthase III, whose product MDAYITDLASFLPNEPVSNQDMEAMLGLVGDLPSRTRRIILRNNRIEQRYYAIDPKTLEQTHTNAELSAEAVRRLRSYDPHNIHSLCCGTSSPDQIMPGHASMVHGELKGGPCEVVSTAGICISGVTALKHACMQVALGESPSAIATGSELASSFMRASLCGQISDERAQQLQNQPVLSFDADFLRWMLSDGAGAAKISPTPAQEGISLKVEWIDQRSSAHLFEPCMYAGAIKKDGKLRGWRQFETIEQAVDHHAFLIKQDVKLLNEEIIPVSVDRALLPIAEQRGLTPESIDWFLPHYSSDYFRTRLHDRMKEKGFHIPYERWFTNLTTKGNTGAASIYIILDELFHSGRLKKGQRLLCFIPESGRFSVCYMLLTVC is encoded by the coding sequence ATGGACGCCTACATCACTGATCTGGCCTCGTTTCTCCCTAATGAACCGGTTTCCAACCAAGACATGGAGGCCATGCTTGGCTTGGTCGGTGATTTACCCTCACGGACACGACGGATTATTTTACGCAATAACCGTATTGAACAGCGTTACTATGCCATTGATCCGAAAACGTTGGAACAAACCCACACCAATGCTGAGTTGAGCGCCGAGGCTGTGCGCCGCCTGCGCTCTTATGATCCGCACAACATTCATAGTCTGTGCTGCGGCACGTCATCCCCGGATCAGATCATGCCGGGGCATGCTTCCATGGTTCATGGTGAACTCAAAGGCGGCCCCTGCGAAGTGGTGTCAACCGCCGGCATCTGCATCAGCGGCGTCACCGCATTGAAACACGCCTGCATGCAGGTGGCGTTAGGTGAATCACCCAGTGCAATCGCCACGGGGTCGGAGCTCGCCTCATCCTTTATGCGGGCCTCGCTGTGTGGCCAGATTTCTGACGAACGGGCTCAGCAGCTGCAAAACCAGCCGGTTTTATCCTTTGATGCGGATTTTCTTCGTTGGATGTTGTCGGATGGTGCGGGTGCCGCCAAAATATCGCCGACTCCGGCACAAGAGGGGATCTCGCTGAAAGTTGAATGGATTGACCAGCGTTCCAGTGCTCATCTGTTTGAGCCCTGCATGTACGCCGGCGCCATCAAAAAGGATGGCAAACTGCGCGGCTGGCGTCAGTTTGAGACCATTGAGCAGGCTGTGGACCATCATGCGTTTCTGATCAAGCAGGATGTCAAACTGCTCAATGAAGAGATTATCCCGGTTTCCGTTGATCGTGCCCTGTTGCCCATTGCTGAACAACGTGGCCTGACGCCGGAGAGCATTGATTGGTTTCTGCCTCATTATTCATCGGACTATTTCCGCACCCGCTTGCATGACCGCATGAAAGAAAAAGGCTTCCACATCCCCTACGAGCGCTGGTTCACCAACCTGACAACAAAAGGCAATACCGGGGCCGCCTCGATCTATATTATCCTGGATGAGCTGTTCCATTCCGGACGACTGAAGAAAGGACAGCGCCTGCTGTGCTTTATACCGGAGAGCGGCCGCTTCTCCGTCTGCTACATGCTTTTGACGGTCTGTTAG
- a CDS encoding acyl-CoA dehydrogenase family protein, with protein sequence MIKALTAPEYHPLINEIRQLSLTHVQPYAAQWDRDNQFPLDQVSALAKHGLLGICVDEQWGGLGKSLYEMAVIIEGVARYDAGMALTLAAHSLVCDHVQRFGSETQKARYMPALARGTSLGAWALAETGSGSDAASITTRAERNGKGWQLNGRKMFVTQGSVAGLYVVMARSGDHKKSAISAFLVEADTPGVKPSTPLEKLGCRSSNTTAVHFDHVQLAGEQLLGEEHRALAAAFSLLDHGRVTIAALACGLIRGCLEESQRHTARRQQFGTPINTFQAIQWPMADMATHYDAAWLLTARAAQLCDDGKRCGTAAAKAKLFAGEMAVKSAERAVQLQGGYGYLKNSCVERFYRDAKLCDIGEGTAEIQRLVIARQLIAEMG encoded by the coding sequence ATGATCAAAGCACTTACTGCCCCCGAATACCACCCGCTGATCAATGAGATCCGCCAATTGTCACTGACCCATGTTCAACCCTATGCCGCCCAATGGGATCGGGACAATCAGTTCCCCCTCGACCAGGTCAGCGCGTTGGCCAAACACGGCTTACTGGGAATTTGCGTTGACGAGCAGTGGGGAGGTCTGGGAAAATCACTTTATGAGATGGCTGTGATCATCGAAGGCGTGGCGCGTTATGATGCCGGTATGGCCTTGACTCTCGCCGCACACAGTCTGGTCTGCGACCATGTGCAACGGTTTGGTTCAGAGACACAGAAAGCGCGCTATATGCCGGCTCTGGCTCGGGGAACATCCCTTGGCGCCTGGGCCTTGGCTGAAACGGGCAGCGGCAGTGATGCGGCATCCATCACCACACGTGCCGAGCGCAACGGAAAGGGCTGGCAGCTGAACGGTCGTAAAATGTTTGTTACTCAAGGCTCGGTTGCCGGGCTGTACGTGGTCATGGCACGCAGTGGCGACCATAAGAAATCAGCGATCAGTGCCTTTCTGGTGGAAGCTGACACTCCGGGCGTCAAGCCGTCAACGCCCTTGGAAAAGCTCGGCTGCCGCAGTTCCAATACCACGGCAGTTCATTTTGATCATGTGCAGCTGGCTGGTGAGCAACTTCTCGGTGAAGAACACCGTGCACTCGCTGCCGCCTTCAGTTTGCTCGATCATGGCCGGGTGACGATCGCGGCACTGGCTTGCGGTCTCATCCGCGGTTGCCTGGAAGAATCGCAACGGCATACGGCCCGCCGTCAACAGTTCGGCACGCCGATCAACACCTTTCAGGCCATACAATGGCCGATGGCTGACATGGCCACCCATTATGATGCGGCTTGGTTACTGACAGCGCGTGCCGCCCAATTGTGTGATGATGGGAAACGTTGCGGCACTGCGGCCGCCAAAGCCAAACTGTTTGCCGGAGAAATGGCGGTCAAAAGTGCTGAGCGGGCTGTGCAGCTACAGGGTGGCTATGGCTACCTTAAGAACAGTTGCGTTGAGCGCTTTTATCGGGATGCCAAGCTGTGCGATATCGGTGAAGGGACGGCTGAGATTCAACGGTTGGTGATCGCTCGGCAGTTGATTGCAGAGATGGGGTAA
- a CDS encoding XRE family transcriptional regulator codes for MKLKKIIGKKLKAIRLGRDLTIQELANSSGVSSNMISRVERGLTIPSVEILMKLARVFNKSVDYFVEEVKTTHEVVFSTSGQRDATVYEDSSNMITESFTSGLRDPQFSSFYCTVPVGGLSGESNMYHPGDELIYLLEGRLKVTVVDEVYELTPGDSLSFKSHLPHSWENIGTIDAKVIWTVSPFTVI; via the coding sequence ATGAAATTGAAGAAAATTATCGGCAAAAAATTGAAAGCGATCCGTCTCGGCCGTGATTTAACCATTCAGGAACTGGCCAACAGTTCCGGGGTGTCCTCCAATATGATTTCCCGTGTTGAACGGGGGCTGACTATTCCGTCGGTTGAAATTCTCATGAAGCTGGCGCGCGTTTTCAATAAGAGCGTTGACTATTTTGTTGAAGAAGTGAAAACCACGCACGAAGTGGTGTTCAGTACCAGTGGTCAGCGCGATGCAACGGTTTATGAAGACAGCAGTAATATGATCACCGAGTCATTTACCTCAGGTCTCAGGGATCCACAGTTTTCCTCGTTTTATTGCACGGTGCCGGTAGGGGGACTCAGTGGCGAATCCAATATGTACCACCCCGGTGATGAGCTGATTTACCTGCTTGAAGGTCGTCTGAAAGTGACGGTCGTTGACGAGGTCTATGAGTTGACTCCCGGTGACAGCCTGTCGTTTAAGTCCCATTTGCCGCACAGCTGGGAAAATATCGGCACGATTGACGCCAAAGTGATCTGGACTGTCTCACCTTTTACAGTGATTTAA
- a CDS encoding thioesterase family protein yields MVAKISQVIVRYAETDAQGVVHHATYPVWFEEGRSDFLRQLGTPYSEWEEMGYYVVVADLSLRYLAPAFYEDQLTVETSLQRLKKRLIEFSYRILREDEVIVQGSSRHLIVGPDKQPRALEGAFYERLTHLLQEQTP; encoded by the coding sequence GTGGTTGCAAAGATCAGTCAAGTCATTGTCCGTTATGCCGAAACCGACGCTCAGGGCGTTGTTCACCATGCGACCTATCCCGTCTGGTTTGAAGAGGGACGCTCTGATTTTCTGCGTCAACTCGGCACACCCTATAGTGAGTGGGAAGAGATGGGCTATTACGTGGTGGTCGCGGATTTGTCCCTCCGTTACTTAGCTCCGGCGTTCTACGAAGATCAATTGACCGTTGAAACTTCACTGCAACGCCTGAAGAAGAGGCTGATTGAATTTTCCTACCGGATTTTGCGTGAAGATGAGGTCATTGTTCAAGGCAGCAGCCGTCATCTGATTGTTGGTCCGGATAAGCAACCACGGGCTCTTGAAGGTGCTTTTTATGAGCGTCTGACCCACCTTTTACAGGAGCAGACCCCATGA
- a CDS encoding cupin domain-containing protein has translation MVKELIGKKLKKMRLNNDMTIEGLAHKSQVSSNMISRIERGLTTPSVEILMKLAGAFGMSISYFVEEAEKGSTVVHTPKGSGEPIFFFEDKHQIVSLTQGLRDPGFTVFYDTLEEGCNSGEGDMVHVGEEFAMVLEGQMEFIIEGKTYVLSDGDSLSFKANLPHRWTNTYSGQTLVMWVVSPAPNVAQQQA, from the coding sequence ATGGTAAAAGAACTCATTGGCAAAAAGCTGAAAAAAATGCGGCTCAATAACGACATGACCATCGAGGGTCTGGCCCATAAGTCTCAGGTGTCTTCCAATATGATTTCCCGAATTGAACGCGGGCTGACGACGCCGTCCGTCGAGATTCTGATGAAGTTGGCCGGCGCCTTTGGTATGAGCATCAGTTACTTTGTTGAAGAAGCTGAAAAAGGCTCAACCGTGGTGCATACACCGAAAGGGTCCGGTGAGCCGATTTTCTTTTTTGAGGACAAACATCAGATTGTCAGTTTGACGCAGGGACTGCGTGATCCCGGTTTCACAGTGTTTTACGATACTCTGGAAGAGGGGTGTAACAGCGGTGAGGGTGATATGGTCCATGTCGGAGAAGAATTTGCCATGGTGCTGGAAGGCCAGATGGAATTTATCATCGAGGGAAAAACCTATGTGCTCAGCGATGGTGATTCCCTGTCGTTCAAGGCCAACCTGCCGCATCGCTGGACCAATACCTATTCCGGACAGACATTGGTCATGTGGGTTGTTTCCCCGGCGCCTAATGTCGCCCAGCAGCAGGCGTAA
- the mnmA gene encoding tRNA 2-thiouridine(34) synthase MnmA gives MKKNTVLVALSGGVDSSVTAALLLEQGYEVIGAHMRLLPGDQSLQGETDARRIAEELHIPFHSLDCRDRFTAAIIGDFCREYRAGRTPNPCVRCNQHFKFGALFDLADDLGADYLATGHYARIDHQSDPVRLCRGVYAQKDQSYFLFVLSAAQLKRVLFPLGGLTKSEVRELAEKYHLSSRQKSESQDICFVPDNDYIGFLERHDDSPWPDHGEIVHVSGNVLGTHHGTHRYTIGQRRGLGIGWTEPLYVVELDAEQQRVVVGEKAVLQRDRLQVHDVIWSVPPADGHVRVDCRIRYRHHPAMATLTIADNGDVTVVFDEPQYGVTPGQCAVFYVNDCVLGGGWIAS, from the coding sequence ATGAAAAAAAACACAGTGTTGGTGGCGTTAAGTGGTGGGGTGGATTCGTCGGTGACGGCGGCATTGCTGCTGGAACAGGGCTATGAGGTGATCGGTGCCCATATGCGCTTGCTGCCCGGTGATCAATCACTACAGGGCGAGACCGATGCGCGACGCATTGCTGAAGAACTTCATATTCCGTTTCACAGCCTGGATTGCCGTGACAGGTTCACTGCCGCCATCATTGGTGATTTCTGTCGCGAATATCGTGCCGGCCGCACCCCCAATCCCTGTGTGCGTTGCAACCAGCACTTCAAATTCGGCGCCTTGTTTGATCTGGCCGATGATCTCGGTGCGGATTATCTGGCCACCGGCCATTATGCCCGGATTGACCATCAGAGCGACCCGGTGCGTCTGTGCCGTGGGGTCTATGCGCAAAAAGATCAGAGTTATTTCCTTTTTGTGCTTAGCGCGGCGCAATTGAAGCGGGTGTTGTTTCCCCTTGGCGGATTGACCAAGTCCGAGGTGCGTGAACTGGCTGAAAAATATCACCTCAGCTCTCGACAGAAGTCGGAAAGTCAGGATATCTGTTTCGTTCCTGACAACGATTATATCGGATTTCTCGAACGCCATGATGACAGCCCGTGGCCGGATCATGGCGAGATAGTCCATGTCAGTGGCAACGTCCTCGGCACCCATCACGGTACCCATCGCTACACCATCGGTCAACGGCGTGGTCTCGGTATCGGTTGGACAGAACCACTGTATGTGGTTGAGCTTGACGCCGAACAGCAACGCGTTGTTGTCGGTGAAAAAGCCGTTCTGCAACGGGATCGGTTGCAGGTTCATGACGTGATCTGGTCAGTGCCGCCCGCCGACGGACACGTGCGCGTCGATTGTCGGATTCGCTACCGTCATCATCCGGCGATGGCCACACTGACCATTGCTGACAACGGTGATGTGACTGTGGTTTTTGATGAGCCACAATACGGTGTGACGCCCGGGCAATGTGCGGTTTTTTATGTCAACGATTGTGTCCTTGGCGGAGGATGGATCGCATCATGA
- a CDS encoding HU family DNA-binding protein, which translates to MNKSELIEALSLEKDLTYKRAEEIVNLMFDSMTQELVKGGRIEIRGFGSFVVKDYKSYTGRNPKTGEAIQVKTKKLPFFKVGKELRERVNN; encoded by the coding sequence ATGAACAAGTCTGAACTGATCGAAGCTCTCTCTCTCGAAAAGGATTTGACCTATAAACGAGCTGAGGAGATTGTCAATCTGATGTTCGATTCAATGACGCAGGAGCTGGTCAAAGGCGGCCGGATTGAAATCCGCGGTTTCGGCAGTTTTGTTGTTAAAGACTATAAGTCGTACACCGGTCGCAATCCGAAAACGGGCGAAGCCATCCAGGTGAAAACAAAAAAACTCCCGTTTTTCAAAGTTGGTAAAGAGCTGCGGGAACGCGTCAATAACTGA
- a CDS encoding radical SAM protein, whose amino-acid sequence MNILLINPPNCGRSIPEERYGIDSLKQIFRGEPLALEVVAAGLTGHNVTILDLKTDNSDLQETIRATQPDVIGFTAMTCEANTVKQLARQARSLCDAKLVIGGIHVSNVPEHFNEEPFDYIIIGLGKDSFGQLMDQLEQEQANIAIAGVARVTPGKRLVWSPRRYGNRDQPIDDAPRYDLIAAYRDDYFLAKLNVSLGFVVTAFGCPYNCSFCCIAGQCGGQYLTQPIDAVIRDLHSLPDIPFIRLVDANTFGSPAHAEKLYRAIKQAGIKKNYLIDVRADTVVRHPLLLQQWKEIGLRSVVIGFEEINDQRLARMNKQGTLALNDEALQRLAELNITVVGDFIVDPDYSHDDFDTLERYITSHKIDLPMLTIMTPLPGTPMYDNLKDRITEHNLDYYTLTNAVTRTRLPEKEFYTRYANLLRACHAQAKL is encoded by the coding sequence ATGAATATTCTGCTGATCAATCCCCCTAACTGCGGCCGCAGTATTCCCGAAGAACGTTACGGCATCGATTCACTGAAACAGATCTTTCGCGGTGAACCACTGGCCCTGGAAGTTGTCGCCGCCGGACTCACCGGTCATAACGTCACGATCCTGGACCTGAAAACCGATAACAGCGATTTGCAGGAAACCATTCGTGCCACTCAACCTGATGTGATCGGCTTTACCGCCATGACCTGCGAGGCCAATACGGTCAAACAACTCGCCCGGCAGGCACGGTCACTGTGTGATGCAAAACTGGTGATTGGCGGCATTCATGTCAGCAATGTTCCTGAGCACTTCAACGAAGAACCGTTTGACTATATTATCATCGGTCTCGGTAAAGACAGTTTTGGTCAACTGATGGATCAACTGGAGCAGGAACAGGCAAACATAGCCATAGCGGGAGTTGCCCGCGTCACGCCGGGGAAAAGGCTGGTGTGGTCACCGCGACGCTATGGCAATCGGGATCAACCCATTGACGATGCCCCCCGCTACGACCTGATCGCAGCTTACCGTGATGATTATTTTCTCGCGAAATTAAACGTGTCTCTGGGGTTTGTGGTGACCGCTTTTGGCTGTCCCTACAACTGCTCGTTCTGCTGTATTGCCGGACAGTGCGGTGGTCAATACCTGACCCAACCCATTGATGCGGTTATTCGCGATCTGCACAGCCTGCCGGACATCCCTTTTATCCGCCTGGTCGATGCCAACACCTTTGGCTCACCGGCTCATGCGGAAAAGCTCTACCGGGCGATCAAACAGGCCGGAATTAAAAAGAATTACTTGATTGACGTCCGCGCCGATACTGTGGTACGTCACCCCCTGCTGTTGCAACAATGGAAAGAGATCGGTCTGCGTTCCGTGGTCATCGGTTTTGAAGAGATCAATGATCAACGGTTGGCTAGGATGAATAAACAAGGCACCCTGGCGCTGAATGATGAAGCCCTGCAACGTCTTGCAGAACTGAACATCACCGTTGTTGGTGATTTCATCGTCGACCCCGATTACAGTCATGACGACTTTGATACCCTGGAGCGCTACATCACCAGTCATAAAATCGACCTGCCCATGCTGACCATCATGACGCCGTTACCGGGAACGCCCATGTACGACAACTTGAAAGACCGGATCACCGAACATAATCTCGATTATTACACGCTGACCAATGCGGTCACCCGGACCCGTTTGCCGGAAAAAGAATTTTACACCCGTTACGCCAATCTGCTGCGTGCCTGCCACGCCCAGGCGAAGTTATAG